In Corylus avellana chromosome ca2, CavTom2PMs-1.0, the following proteins share a genomic window:
- the LOC132168874 gene encoding heat stress transcription factor A-4c-like produces the protein MDEAQGGSNSLPPFLTKTYEMVDDPSTDSVVSWSPSNKSFVVWNPPDFARDLLPRFFKHNNFSSFIRQLNTYGFRKVDPEQWEFANEEFIRGQPHLLKNIHRRKPVHSHSLPNHLQGQGNASPLSESERQSLKEEIERLRHEKDQLHLEIQRHEEDRRGFELQVQFLRDRLQQIEQRQQAMMSSVAGVLRKPGLALNLLTQLENHDRKRRLPRIACLYDEAGFEDNQMGTSQIVPRESGATTSALTSNMEPFEQLESSLSFWENIVNDIGQTYSKNSNGELDESTSCSDSPGVSCIQLSVDCRPKSPGIDMNSEPATAAALEPVEPVASKDQAAGTSTTMPTGVNDVFWEQFLTENPGSSDTQEIQSERKESMAERMKPNLAIMANFSGR, from the exons ATGGATGAAGCTCAGGGTGGTTCGAATTCGCTGCCTCCTTTCCTTACAAAGACGTATGAGATGGTGGATGATCCCTCCACGGACTCAGTTGTGTCATGGAGCCCGAGTAATAAGAGCTTTGTAGTGTGGAATCCACCGGATTTCGCAAGGGATTTGCTGCCCAGGTTCTTCAAGCACAATAACTTCTCCAGCTTCATTAGACAGCTCAATACATAT GGGTTTAGAAAAGTTGATCCGGAACAATGGGAGTTTGCGAATGAAGAATTTATAAGAGGTCAGCCACACCttttaaaaaacatacacaGACGAAAACCTGTTCATAGCCATTCATTGCCGAATCATCTACAAGGACAAGGAAATGCATCTCCTTTAAGTGAATCCGAAAGACAGAGTTTGAAGGAGGAGATTGAGAGGCTTAGACATGAGAAAGATCAGCTTCATTTGGAGATACAGAGACATGAAGAGGACCGGCGAGGATTTGAGCTGCAAGTCCAGTTCTTAAGGGATCGTTTGCAGCAAATAGAGCAGCGGCAGCAAGCTATGATGTCTTCTGTGGCTGGAGTCTTGCGGAAGCCGGGGCTTGCCTTGAATCTTCTGACCCAATTGGAAAATCATGATAGAAAGAGAAGGTTGCCAAGAATCGCTTGCCTCTATGATGAAGCCGGCTTTGAAGATAATCAGATGGGAACTTCCCAAATTGTACCTAGAGAAAGTGGGGCAACTACTTCTGCTTTGACATCAAACATGGAGCCCTTTGAGCAATTGGAGTCATCATTGTCATTTTGGGAGAATATTGTAAATGATATTGGTCAAACTTACAGCAAAAATTCCAACGGGGAATTAGATGAATCTACAAGTTGTTCTGATAGCCCGGGTGTATCTTGCATACAGCTTAGTGTTGACTGCCGGCCTAAATCCCCTGGAATTGACATGAACTCTGAACCTGCTACAGCTGCTGCTCTGGAGCCTGTTGAGCCTGTTGCCTCTAAAGACCAAGCAGCTGGGACTTCTACTACTATGCCAACTGGGGTCAACGATGTATTCTGGGAACAGTTCTTGACTGAGAACCCTGGTTCATCAGACACTCAGGAAATTCAGTCAGAAAGAAAGGAATCAATGGCAGAAAGAATGAAACCAAACCTGGCGATCATGGCAAATTTTAGTGGAAGATAA
- the LOC132168873 gene encoding transcription repressor OFP5, with the protein MKLGRKKPPAPPSSSSSRPSLISHVFPASWLSKFKHMSINSKPNPGKVKRKGKQNSPSMVGSVQCAGENGGRFYGGDDDGAFWRLSFGEESANGEKIDRGVLKSVWYESDTELDFPSSRGCRSSCHKVGEGEEAKKFNKMVLGLKKVRELPKDVEISLEVETETRTPRRRVDRDGKLRKMDPRAMEEKLLELGGGSYVAEWESAKSVEKEALKWETPRTISSTKREKCKLVASGSRKHSKNASLRTIADDGIFATQNLEETEGLSTENLDSEWQKLKEKKIEELKSKSGKERKSLHVSRDSQRRRAKQHSKVGINSPRTPSKVETCKIKALEDIRKSKLKMKKKAEERPVEETAGLDSFAMVKRSFNPQQDFRDSMLEMIMEKRMSRPEELEELLACYLTLNADEYHDLIIKVFRQVWFDLNKSCLNTELHTEDCCYD; encoded by the coding sequence ATGAAGTTGGGAAGAAAGAAACCTCCTGCTCCGCCTTCTTCCTCGTCGTCTCGGCCTTCACTCATCTCTCATGTCTTCCCTGCTTCATGGCTTTCTAAGTTCAAGCACATGAGCATCAACTCGAAACCGAACCCCGGAAAGGTAAAGCGAAAGGGTAAGCAGAATTCTCCCTCTATGGTGGGTTCAGTGCAGTGTGCTGGTGAGAATGGTGGCCGGTTTTATGGCGGGGATGATGATGGTGCTTTTTGGAGACTGTCGTTTGGAGAAGAGAGTGCTAATGGGGAGAAGATTGATAGAGGGGTTTTGAAATCGGTGTGGTATGAATCAGATACTGAGCTCGATTTTCCGTCTTCAAGGGGCTGTAGATCAAGTTGTCATAAGGTGGGGGAAGGAGAAGAGGCTAAGAAGTTCAATAAGATGGTCTTGGGTTTAAAGAAAGTGAGAGAACTGCCAAAAGATGTGGAGATTTCACTGGAAGTGGAAACAGAAACCAGAACACCGAGGAGGAGGGTTGACAGAGATGGGAAATTGAGGAAAATGGATCCGCGGGCGATGGAAGAGAAGCTGTTGGAATTAGGAGGAGGATCATATGTAGCAGAATGGGAGTCAGCAAAATCAGTAGAGAAAGAAGCATTGAAATGGGAAACACCAAGAACAATTTCGTCAACTAAGAGGGAGAAGTGCAAATTAGTAGCTTCTGGCTCAAGGAAACATTCTAAGAATGCTAGCCTAAGAACTATTGCAGATGATGGTATTTTTGCTACTCAGAACTTGGAAGAAACAGAGGGCCTCTCAACAGAAAATTTAGATTCAGAGTGGCAGaagttgaaagaaaagaaaattgaagagtTGAAGTCAAAAAGTGGGAAAGAGAGGAAATCTCTTCATGTAAGCAGGGATTCACAGAGAAGAAGAGCAAAGCAGCATTCCAAAGTCGGAATTAATTCTCCAAGAACCCCTTCCAAGGTTGAAACATGCAAAATAAAAGCGCTAGAAGACATTAGGAAATCAAAACTGAAGATGAAAAAGAAGGCAGAGGAGAGGCCTGTGGAGGAAACAGCAGGCTTGGATAGTTTCGCTATGGTGAAACGCTCGTTCAACCCACAGCAGGACTTCAGAGACTCAATGCTTGAGATGATTATGGAGAAAAGGATGAGCCGGCCAGAAGAGCTTGAAGAACTCCTGGCTTGTTATCTGACATTGAATGCTGACGAATATCATGACCTCATCATCAAGGTATTTCGGCAGGTGTGGTTCGACTTGAACAAGTCCTGTCTTAATACTGAATTACACACTGAAGATTGTTGCTATGACTAA